In a genomic window of [Empedobacter] haloabium:
- a CDS encoding zinc-dependent alcohol dehydrogenase: MLAMNYRGPYRVRADHKPDPVIEHPGDAIVRVTRSCICGSDLHLYHGLVPDTRVGTTFGHEFVGIVEEVGSGVTKLKVGDHVLVPFNVFCGSCFFCQRELYGNCHNTNPQASAVGGIYGYSHTAGGYDGGQAEFVRVPMADVGPTVIPADLHEDDAVLLTDALPTGYQAAEMGDIAEGDTVVVFGAGPVGIFAAKSAWLMGAGRVIVVDHVEYRLDFVRRYAQCEVINFREVDDMALHIKKMTDWLGADVCIDAVGCEAAGNAMQTIAGPYTMLQAGSATALHWCINSVRKGGNVSIVGVYGPTFNAVPIGNALNKGLTLRMNQASVKRHLPRLIEHIQAGRIDPKQIITHRVPLEEVADAYHIFSSKLDNCIKTVLIPPSARQTRAVAATALN, from the coding sequence ATGCTGGCGATGAATTACCGCGGACCGTACCGCGTGCGTGCGGACCACAAACCCGATCCCGTCATCGAACACCCGGGCGACGCCATCGTGCGCGTCACCCGCTCGTGCATCTGCGGGTCCGACCTGCACCTGTACCACGGCCTGGTGCCCGACACCCGCGTGGGCACGACGTTCGGGCATGAATTCGTCGGCATCGTCGAGGAGGTCGGATCAGGCGTGACCAAGCTGAAGGTGGGCGACCACGTGCTGGTGCCGTTCAACGTGTTCTGCGGTTCCTGCTTCTTCTGCCAGCGCGAGCTGTATGGCAACTGCCACAATACCAATCCGCAAGCGTCCGCCGTGGGCGGCATCTACGGCTACTCGCACACGGCCGGCGGCTACGACGGCGGCCAGGCCGAGTTCGTGCGCGTGCCGATGGCGGACGTGGGGCCGACCGTGATCCCGGCCGACCTGCACGAGGACGATGCCGTGCTGCTGACCGATGCGCTGCCGACCGGCTACCAGGCCGCCGAGATGGGCGACATCGCCGAGGGCGACACGGTGGTCGTGTTCGGCGCCGGCCCGGTCGGCATCTTTGCCGCCAAGTCGGCCTGGCTGATGGGCGCGGGCCGCGTGATCGTCGTCGACCACGTCGAATACCGGCTCGATTTCGTGCGCCGCTATGCGCAGTGCGAGGTCATCAACTTCCGCGAAGTCGATGACATGGCCCTGCACATCAAGAAGATGACGGACTGGCTGGGCGCGGACGTCTGCATCGACGCGGTCGGCTGCGAGGCGGCCGGCAACGCGATGCAGACCATCGCCGGGCCCTACACGATGCTGCAGGCCGGGTCGGCGACGGCGCTGCACTGGTGCATCAACTCCGTGCGCAAGGGCGGCAACGTGTCGATCGTGGGCGTCTACGGTCCCACCTTCAATGCCGTGCCGATCGGCAATGCGCTGAACAAGGGCCTGACCTTGCGCATGAACCAGGCCAGCGTCAAGCGCCACCTGCCGCGCCTGATCGAGCACATCCAGGCCGGCCGCATCGATCCCAAGCAGATCATCACGCACCGCGTGCCGCTGGAGGAGGTGGCCGACGCCTACCACATCTTCTCGAGCAAGCTGGACAACTGCATCAAGACCGTCCTGATTCCGCCCAGCGCGCGCCAGACCCGCGCCGTCGCCGCCACCGCTTTGAACTGA